The following coding sequences lie in one Fusarium poae strain DAOMC 252244 chromosome 1, whole genome shotgun sequence genomic window:
- a CDS encoding hypothetical protein (TransMembrane:12 (i89-109o129-149i156-175o181-204i216-236o248-268i289-312o324-342i354-377o383-401i422-441o447-469i)) has translation MASTSDQVPKSPEREIEKGDDSSSSDDEPSQFNAEEDPDMRIEQDYDICQIETEKERQQPPGTRSALDRVLSRTSVADKDPGPPPDGGFWAWSSAIAGHIMMLNSWGYNSSFGVFQTYYTNHLPNPASQIIWIGSVQIAALFFIGTFAGRLTDAGYFRATFAAGSVLTLLGVFMTSLSHTFWQLLLAQGLCTGLGNGLMFTPSLAVVSTYFKRRRALAFGIVSTGSPVGGLIFPSMARQLLGRIGFAWTVRAIGLVQLVTLIMANLLLRPRLPPRKAGPWVDIASFKEKGYLFFAIGIFLVFWGTFFPFYYMASFATSQLDKPLAYSDALNLLLVVNGVGIIGRSLPNAIAHHFGSITCIIPASFVSAVCLFSWPGVSTVGGLYAWASVYGLLAGACMSLYPPALSDLTTDVRKQGVRMGMICTTNSIATLTGPPIAGIIIRHYGGHYLGAQIFAGVSLFLGSFFLFMAKHASSKQ, from the exons ATGGCCTCCACAAGTGATCAAGTTCCCAAATCTCCTGAGAGGGAGATTGAGAAGGGAGACGATTCAAGTAGCTCCGACGATGAGCCTAGTCAGTTCAATGCAGAAGAAGACCCTGATATGAGGATTGAGCAAGACTATGACATTTGTCAAATTGAAACAGAAAAGGAGAGACAGCAACCACCAGGTACTCGCTCAGCTTTGGATCGTGTATTGAGTCGTACTTCAGTCGCCGACAAAGATCCTGGACCTCCTCCAGATGGTGGATTCTGGGCATGGTCGTCAG CCATTGCTGGTCATATCATGATGCTAAACTCATG GGGATACAATAGCTCCTTTGGCGTCTTTCAGACCTACTATACAAACCATCTTCCCAATCCCGCAAGCCAAATCATCTGGATCGGCTCCGTTCAGATCGCCGCCTTGTTCTTTATTGGTACCTTTGCCGGTCGTTTGACTGATGCCGGATACTTTCGCGCTACCTTTGCTGCTGGTTCAGTCCTGACCCTCCTCGGCGTCTTCATGACTTCCCTCAGCCATACCTTCTGGCAACTACTCCTTGCACAAGGACTGTGCACTGGCTTGGGCAACGGCCTCATGTTTACTCCCAGTCTGGCTGTTGTTTCGACTTATTTTAAGAGACGACGGGCGTTAGCTTTTGGCATTGTCTCGACAGGAAGTCCCGTAGGCGGGCTCATTTTCCCTTCAATGGCGAGGCAGCTCCTCGGTAGAATCGGGTTTGCTTGGACGGTAAGGGCGATAGGCTTGGTGCAGCTGGTAACCCTCATCATGGCGAATTTACTCCTCCGCCCGAGATTACCACCAAGAAAGGCTGGTCCTTGGGTCGACATTGCGTCCTTCAAGGAAAAGGGGTACCTGTTTTTCGCAATTGGCATCTTCCTT GTATTCTGGGGTACATTCTTTCCTTTCTATTACATGGCATCCTTTGCAACTTCGCAATTGGACAAGCCCCTGGCATACTCGGACGCGCTAAATCTTTTACTTGTCGTCAACGGTGTGGGAATCATTGGGCGATCGCTTCCCAACGCCATTGCGCATCACTTTGGAAGCATTACATGCATTATACCCGCTTCGTTCGTCTCTGCTGTCTGCCTCTTTTCATGGCCCGGGGTGTCCACGGTGGGAGGACTGTATGCTTGGGCTAGTGTCTACGGCCTCCTTGCTGGTGCGTGTATGAGCCTGTATCCACCAGCCTTGTCGGACTTGACGACCGATGTACGAAAGCAGGGCGTCCGAATGGGCATGATATGCACAACTAATAGTATCGCGACTCTCACTGGGCCCCCGATTGCTGGAATTATTATTAGACATTATGGAGGGCATTATCTGGGTGCACAGATCTTTGCGGGTGTTTCCCTGTTCTTGGGaagcttctttctcttcatgGCAAAGCATGCATCTTCGAAACAATGA
- a CDS encoding hypothetical protein (SECRETED:SignalP(1-15)): protein MKFAIIAALLAPAMAVNIPRELQERTGQCGDNCARAVVPGFRGPAVVASYKAECEAYLKVTTTPEASTVYVTKSVPTYASACSGETRYLTACSCAGASAVTVEAPTPTVTKTVYV, encoded by the exons ATGAAGTTCGCCATTATTGCCGCTCTCTTGGCCCCTGCCATGGCTGTCAATATCCCTAGGGAACTCCAGGAGCGCACCGGTCAGTGTGGTGATAACTGCGCTCGTGCTGTCGTCCCTGGTTTCCGTGGCCCTGCCGTCGTTGCCTCTTATAAGGCTGAGTGTGAAGCTTACCTCAAGGTGACCACCACCCCTGAAGCTAG CACTGTATACGTCACCAAGTCTGTTCCGACTTATGCTAGTGCTTGCTCAGGAGAAACTCGCTATTTGACCGCTTGCTCTTGTGCTGGTGCTTCTGCTGTTACTGTCGAGGCACCTACGCCTACTGTTACCAAGACTGTCTATGTCTGA
- a CDS encoding hypothetical protein (TransMembrane:1 (o12-32i)) has translation MATDLDLILGKSQYALFCGITFFSFFVLKYSFFDNSGTKYPYINPKKPFEFSNQRVVQDFIENAKEILVKGRSLYKDTPYKAHTDLGDVLVIPPEFIDALKSERKLDFTEVAKDDTHGYIPGFEPIGSPFNLVPLVNKYLTRVLAKLTKPLWVEASLGVDNVLGNSTEWHPINPGEDIMRIVSRMSSRIFMGEELCADDDWLKISIEYTVQLFQTADGLRSYPRWARPYVHWFLPSCQGVRRKLQEARDLLQPYIERRNAAKQAAIDEGRPSPFDDSIEWFEKEYEGKSDPATEQIRLSLVAIHTTTDLTMETMFNIAMHPELLKPLREEIVTVLSTEGLKKTSLYNLKLMDSVIKESQRLRPAGLGLFRRKALADIKLPNGDVIKKGTKIICDTAHQWNSEYYPDASKFDGYRFLRMRQTPGQDKHAHLVSTSHDQLGFGHGIHACPGRFFAANEIKIALCHMLLKYDWKMPEGVVPKSKVLGTTLLGDREAKLMVKRREVEMDIDDIESNE, from the exons ATGGCGACTGATCTAGATCTCATTCTGGGCAAGTCCCAATATGCTCTATTTTGTGGAATCACATTTTTCTCCTTTTTCGTTTTGAAGTACTCCTTTTTTGACAACAGTGGAACGAAATACCCATACATCAACCCGAAAAAACCATTCGAGTTTTCCAACCAACGCGTCGTTCAAGACTTCATTGAGAATGCCAAGGAAATCCTCGTCAAAGGTCGATCACTGTACAAAGACACACCGTACAAGGCACATACAGATTTGGGAGATGTTCTGGTGATTCCGCCCGAGTTTATAGACGCTCTCAAGAGTGAACGTAAGCTGGACTTTACCGAAGTTGCCAAGGAT GATACTCATGGTTATATCCCTGGTTTTGAACCCATCGGGTCCCCATTCAATTTAGTTCCGCTTGTGAACAAATACTTGACAAGAGTATTGGCCAAACTGACGAAACCTCTTTGGGTTGAGGCTTCTTTGGGAGTGGACAATGTTCTTGGCAACTCGACAG AATGGCATCCGATCAACCCTGGAGAAGATATAATGCGAATCGTTTCCCGCATGTCCTCAAGAATCTTCATGGGCGAAGAGCTCTGCGCGGATGATGACTGGCTAAAAATCTCAATTGAATACACCGTCCAACTCTTCCAGACCGCCGACGGTCTCCGTAGCTATCCTCGTTGGGCCAGACCCTACGTTCACTGGTTCTTACCATCCTGTCAAGGCGTACGAAGGAAGCTGCAAGAAGCTCGTGATCTACTCCAACCGTACATCGAGCGTCGAAACGCTGCTAAACAAGCGGCTATTGATGAGGGCCGACCATCACCTTTTGATGACTCAATCGAATGGTTCGAGAAGGAATATGAGGGCAAGTCGGACCCTGCGACTGAGCAGATTAGACTTTCTCTCGTGGCAATTCATACGACAACTGATCTGACTATGGAAACGATGTTCAACATTGCCATGCATCCTGAACTGCTTAAACCATTGAGGGAAGAAATTGTCACCGTGCTCAGTACTGAGGGACTGAAAAAGACATCGTTATATAACTTGAAGCTCATGGATAGTGTTATCAAGGAATCCCAAAGACTTAGACCTGCCGGCCTAG GCTTGTTCAGAAGAAAGGCACTGGCGGATATAAAACTTCCCAACGGCGACGTCATCAAGAAAGGTACCAAGATAATCTGCGACACGGCTCATCAATGGAACTCCGAATACTACCCAGATGCCTCCAAATTCGACGGGTACCGCTTTTTGCGCATGCGCCAGACGCCCGGCCAAGATAAACATGCGCATCTAGTCAGCACCAGCCACGATCAATTGGGTTTCGGACATGGCATTCACGCTTGTCCTGGGCGCTTCTTCGCAGCTAACGAGATCAAGATTGCATTGTGTCATATGCTGCTAAAGTACGACTGGAAGATGCCTGAGGGCGTCGTGCCCAAGTCGAAAGTGCTTGGAACGACTCTTCTGGGGGATCGGGAGGCGAAGTTGATGGTTAAACGGCGGGAAGTGGAGATGGATATTGATGATATCGAGAGCAACGAGTAG